The Lysobacter gummosus genome includes a region encoding these proteins:
- a CDS encoding ATP-binding protein has translation MPDTSLDDLLAALAASPHNPALGMLVVNACLAEADPDALSRALDLSGDVLLSDATQRDAALRLLLQHRRDELVLRVAPENSAAGLFARARTLLAQGERDQARGLYQQAIALNPALEDSALATELAGKVISFANAKRIQSGQLQASLANDDTDADDVSRLLQPPQARIGFDDVGGLDEVKHQIRRRIITPFLKPSLFERFKRRSGGGILLYGPPGCGKTLLARATAGECGARFYNVAITDVLDMYIGESERKLHAIFETARRTAPAVVFFDEVEAIGGKRQYSREATSAKLVSQFLTELDGFAQNNQGVLILGATNVPWAVDAAFRRPGRFDRVLFVPPPDDSARRSILDLLLRERPLADGIETAELARLTSGYSGADLRNLVETAIDEAIEDSIEQGRESPLTMNHLRSALKDTRSTTLEWLTTARNHARYANQGGQYDEVLEFLKRHGGG, from the coding sequence ATGCCCGACACCTCCCTGGACGATCTGTTGGCCGCGCTGGCGGCCAGCCCGCACAACCCCGCGCTGGGGATGTTGGTGGTCAATGCCTGCCTGGCCGAGGCCGACCCCGATGCGCTGAGCCGCGCGCTGGACCTGTCCGGTGACGTGCTGCTCAGCGACGCCACCCAGCGCGACGCCGCGCTGCGCCTGCTGCTGCAACACCGGCGCGACGAACTGGTACTGCGGGTGGCGCCGGAAAATTCCGCGGCCGGCTTGTTCGCCCGCGCCCGCACGCTGCTGGCGCAGGGCGAGCGCGATCAGGCGCGCGGCCTGTACCAGCAGGCGATCGCGCTCAATCCGGCGCTGGAAGATTCCGCGCTGGCGACGGAACTGGCCGGCAAGGTGATTTCCTTCGCCAACGCCAAGCGCATCCAGTCCGGCCAGTTGCAGGCCAGCCTCGCCAACGACGACACCGACGCCGACGACGTCTCGCGCCTGTTGCAGCCGCCGCAGGCGCGGATCGGTTTCGACGATGTCGGCGGCCTGGATGAGGTCAAACACCAGATCCGCCGCCGCATCATCACCCCGTTCCTCAAGCCGTCCTTGTTCGAGCGCTTCAAGCGCCGCTCCGGCGGCGGTATCCTGCTGTACGGCCCGCCCGGCTGCGGCAAGACTCTGCTGGCGCGCGCCACCGCCGGCGAATGCGGCGCGCGCTTCTACAACGTCGCCATCACCGACGTGCTGGACATGTACATCGGCGAGTCCGAGCGCAAGCTGCACGCGATTTTCGAAACCGCGCGGCGCACCGCGCCGGCGGTGGTGTTCTTCGATGAGGTCGAGGCGATCGGCGGCAAGCGCCAGTATTCGCGCGAAGCCACTTCGGCGAAGTTGGTCAGCCAGTTCCTCACCGAGCTCGACGGCTTCGCCCAGAACAACCAGGGCGTGCTGATCCTCGGCGCGACCAACGTGCCGTGGGCGGTCGATGCCGCGTTCCGCCGTCCCGGCCGTTTCGACCGCGTGTTGTTCGTGCCGCCGCCGGACGACTCCGCCCGGCGTTCGATCCTGGACCTGCTGCTGCGCGAGCGCCCGCTGGCCGACGGCATCGAGACCGCCGAACTGGCGCGGCTGACCTCGGGTTACTCCGGCGCGGACCTGCGCAATCTGGTCGAGACCGCGATCGACGAAGCGATCGAGGATTCGATCGAACAAGGCCGCGAATCGCCGCTGACCATGAACCATCTGCGCAGCGCGCTCAAGGACACCCGTTCGACCACGCTGGAATGGCTGACCACCGCGCGCAACCACGCGCGCTACGCCAACCAGGGCGGCCAGTACGACGAAGTGCTGGAATTCCTCAAGCGCCACGGAGGCGGCTGA
- a CDS encoding rhomboid family intramembrane serine protease — MFSSIPSVTRKLLIANVVVFLLQSLLSLSESTRGWALWFEMWPWVPSQFSVDGPGFMPWQLLTSGFMHGGVGHLVFNMLALVMFGASLEHEWGAKRYAIYYFICLIGSALLQLLFASIAIYEGQLYLTLGASGAIYGLLLGYGMLFPNRRVTLLPFPIVLKARTLVIIYALASVFYGVFTTGTGVAHFAHLGGMIVGWFVIRYWRAHPPSSGGPGGGPRRDPRVEALRERRKASKLRVVK; from the coding sequence ATGTTTTCCAGTATTCCGTCGGTCACCAGGAAACTGCTGATCGCCAATGTCGTTGTATTTCTGCTGCAATCCCTGTTGAGCCTGAGCGAGTCCACGCGCGGCTGGGCGTTGTGGTTCGAAATGTGGCCCTGGGTGCCTTCGCAGTTCAGCGTCGATGGCCCGGGCTTCATGCCCTGGCAGTTGCTGACCTCAGGCTTCATGCACGGCGGCGTCGGCCACCTGGTGTTCAACATGCTCGCGCTGGTGATGTTCGGCGCGTCGCTGGAACACGAATGGGGCGCCAAGCGCTACGCGATCTATTACTTCATCTGCCTGATCGGCTCGGCGCTGCTGCAGCTGCTGTTCGCCTCGATCGCGATCTACGAAGGCCAGCTGTATCTCACCCTGGGCGCATCCGGCGCGATCTACGGCCTGCTGCTGGGCTACGGCATGCTGTTCCCGAACCGCCGAGTGACCTTGCTGCCGTTCCCGATCGTGCTCAAGGCGCGCACGCTGGTGATCATCTACGCGCTGGCCTCGGTGTTCTACGGCGTGTTCACCACCGGCACCGGCGTGGCCCACTTCGCCCATCTGGGCGGCATGATCGTCGGCTGGTTCGTGATCCGTTACTGGCGCGCGCATCCGCCCAGCAGCGGTGGCCCCGGCGGCGGCCCGCGCCGCGATCCGCGCGTGGAAGCGCTGCGCGAGCGGCGCAAGGCGTCGAAGTTGCGGGTGGTGAAGTAA
- a CDS encoding AAA family ATPase: MSLPNLPTDAQQAAARVRDAVHAATTGLVEREQLAELIVLAAVAQEHLLILGPPGTAKSAVVRRVAAALGGRYFEYLLGRFTEPSELFGPVDLRRLREGVVETDVTGMLPEAEVAFLDEVFLGSTAILNTLLGVLNERRFRRGHTQIACPLRVCVGASNALPDDESLAAFGDRFLLHLFVEPVPDHQLEALLAGGWQAERATLSHRTELGDIDALSQRVPQVGMERARSLLADAIRKLRGAGLSLSDRRIVKVQRLIAAATVLAGREVADEADLWPLFYVMPTREAQAAAQDVLRDSLSAAANPTLRAAVEHAVLQPVSRVARLIEAARSCLDSDAAAPGAGAIAEALLREIDANFNPQSIPAELAAQRTRLIQRVSASA, translated from the coding sequence ATGAGTCTTCCGAATCTTCCCACCGACGCGCAACAGGCCGCGGCCCGCGTCCGCGACGCCGTGCACGCGGCCACCACCGGCCTGGTCGAGCGCGAGCAGCTGGCCGAGCTGATCGTGCTGGCGGCGGTCGCGCAGGAACACCTGCTGATCCTGGGCCCGCCCGGCACCGCCAAGAGCGCGGTGGTGCGCCGGGTCGCCGCCGCGCTGGGCGGGCGTTATTTCGAATACCTGCTGGGCCGCTTCACCGAGCCGTCGGAGTTGTTCGGCCCGGTCGATCTGCGCCGGCTGCGCGAGGGCGTGGTCGAAACCGACGTCACCGGCATGCTGCCCGAGGCCGAGGTCGCGTTCCTGGACGAAGTGTTCCTGGGCTCCACCGCGATCCTGAACACCTTGCTCGGCGTGCTGAACGAGCGCCGCTTCCGCCGCGGCCACACCCAGATCGCCTGTCCGCTGCGGGTCTGCGTCGGCGCCTCCAACGCCTTGCCCGACGACGAATCGCTGGCCGCCTTCGGCGACCGCTTCTTGCTGCATCTGTTCGTCGAGCCGGTGCCGGATCATCAACTCGAAGCCTTGCTCGCCGGCGGTTGGCAGGCCGAGCGCGCAACCCTGAGCCACCGCACCGAGCTGGGCGATATCGACGCGCTGAGCCAGCGCGTGCCGCAGGTCGGCATGGAGCGCGCGCGCAGCCTGCTGGCCGATGCGATCCGCAAACTGCGCGGCGCAGGACTAAGCCTGTCGGACCGGCGAATCGTCAAAGTGCAGCGGCTGATCGCCGCGGCCACGGTGCTGGCCGGGCGCGAAGTCGCGGACGAAGCCGACTTGTGGCCGCTGTTCTACGTCATGCCGACCCGCGAGGCGCAGGCCGCCGCCCAGGATGTATTGCGCGACTCGCTGAGCGCGGCGGCCAATCCGACCCTGCGCGCGGCGGTCGAGCACGCGGTGCTGCAACCGGTGTCGCGGGTGGCGCGGCTGATCGAGGCGGCGCGCAGTTGCCTGGACAGCGACGCCGCCGCGCCCGGTGCCGGCGCGATCGCCGAAGCGCTGCTGCGCGAGATCGACGCCAACTTCAACCCGCAATCGATTCCGGCCGAACTCGCCGCGCAACGCACGCGCCTGATCCAGCGGGTGTCGGCTTCGGCATGA
- a CDS encoding MGMT family protein: protein MDSETAAKLIRAAIRAIPKGEVAGYGEVARRAGLPGRARLVARLLSENDDAKLPWHRVLRSDGRIAFPEGSKGYREQSQRLRAEGVRVENGRVRGQRAAPSVDEQIWGPAQD, encoded by the coding sequence ATGGACAGCGAAACTGCCGCCAAACTCATCCGCGCCGCGATCCGCGCCATTCCCAAGGGCGAGGTCGCCGGCTACGGCGAGGTCGCGCGCCGCGCCGGCCTGCCCGGGCGCGCCCGTCTGGTCGCGCGCCTGCTCAGCGAGAACGACGACGCCAAGCTGCCCTGGCACCGGGTGCTGCGCTCGGACGGGCGCATCGCCTTCCCGGAGGGCTCCAAGGGCTATCGCGAACAGTCCCAGCGCCTGCGCGCGGAGGGCGTGCGGGTCGAAAACGGCCGCGTGCGCGGCCAGCGCGCCGCGCCGAGCGTGGACGAGCAGATATGGGGACCGGCGCAGGACTGA
- a CDS encoding tetratricopeptide repeat protein, with the protein MSARGSDYLYRMAERYYAHGQIDEAIDALLRLLGEDAEQADAHAFLALCLVKRKRLHAANLEAQRALELEPESPFAHLAAAIAAIAKRNLKIAESHLQAARALDPDSAQIADAFARLYLAWGRDTQALEQARLACELDPDDPDYPALLASLELRRGDRARAEALAREVLHANPEHVEALCVLGHCELAAGRTDSARDHAVWALQIDPTDTDALTLMAAVKARRSWLLGLWWRFQSFVSAGSRTRAVVLLLGIFLIYRIALIALPQQGYPQWTGPISYAWLAFCAYTWIAPGLFWRSLKKELEQVKLRPGF; encoded by the coding sequence ATGAGCGCGCGCGGCAGCGACTACCTGTATCGCATGGCCGAGCGCTACTACGCGCACGGCCAGATCGACGAAGCCATCGACGCGCTGCTGCGCCTGCTGGGCGAAGACGCCGAGCAGGCCGACGCGCACGCCTTCCTTGCCCTGTGCCTGGTCAAGCGCAAGCGCTTGCACGCGGCCAATCTGGAAGCCCAGCGCGCGCTGGAGCTGGAGCCCGAATCGCCGTTCGCGCATCTGGCCGCGGCGATCGCCGCGATCGCCAAGCGCAACCTGAAAATCGCCGAATCGCATCTGCAGGCGGCGCGCGCGCTCGATCCGGATTCGGCCCAGATCGCCGACGCGTTCGCACGTTTGTATCTGGCCTGGGGCCGCGATACGCAGGCGCTGGAACAGGCGCGTCTGGCCTGCGAACTCGATCCGGACGATCCCGACTACCCGGCCCTGCTCGCCTCGCTGGAACTGCGCCGCGGCGACCGCGCGCGCGCCGAAGCCTTGGCGCGCGAAGTGCTGCACGCCAATCCGGAACACGTCGAAGCCCTGTGCGTGCTGGGCCATTGCGAACTCGCCGCCGGCCGCACCGACAGCGCCCGCGATCACGCCGTGTGGGCCTTGCAGATCGACCCGACCGACACCGACGCGCTGACCCTGATGGCCGCGGTCAAGGCGCGCCGCAGCTGGCTGCTGGGCCTGTGGTGGCGCTTCCAGAGCTTCGTCAGCGCCGGCTCGCGCACCCGCGCGGTGGTGCTGCTGCTGGGTATTTTCCTGATCTACCGCATCGCCCTGATCGCCCTGCCGCAACAAGGCTATCCGCAATGGACCGGCCCGATTTCCTACGCGTGGCTGGCGTTCTGCGCCTATACCTGGATCGCGCCGGGATTGTTCTGGCGCTCGCTGAAGAAGGAACTGGAGCAGGTGAAGCTGCGGCCGGGGTTCTGA